Proteins from one Nerophis lumbriciformis linkage group LG08, RoL_Nlum_v2.1, whole genome shotgun sequence genomic window:
- the dio3a gene encoding iodothyronine deiodinase 3a: MKAIKNALVCLVLLPRFLLAAVMFWLLDFLCIRKRFFLRMKAREEESDAADPPLCVSDSNRFFTLESLKAVWHGHKLDLLKAARLGRGAPNTEVVRVEDERRGRILDYARERRPLILNFGSCTUPPFMARLKAFQGLVRENADIADSVLVYIEEAHPSDGWVSTDAPYQIPKHRCLEDRLGAAQLMRLEAPGCLVVVDGMENPCNAAYGAYFDRLYILQEGEVVYQGGRGPEGYRISELRDWLDRYRERQAGSLVIHV; this comes from the coding sequence ATGAAGGCCATCAAGAACGCGCTGGTGTGTCTGGTGCTGCTGCCCCGCTTCCTGCTGGCGGCGGTCATGTTCTGGCTCCTCGACTTCCTCTGCATCAGGAAGAGGTTCTTCCTCCGGATGAAGGCGCGGGAGGAGGAGAGCGACGCGGCGGATCCTCCTCTGTGCGTATCGGACTCCAACCGCTTCTTCACCCTGGAGTCCCTCAAGGCGGTGTGGCACGGCCACAAGCTGGACCTCCTCAAGGCGGCGCGCCTGGGCCGCGGCGCGCCCAACACGGAGGTGGTCCGAGTGGAGGACGAGCGGCGCGGGCGCATCCTGGACTACGCCCGGGAGAGGCGACCGCTCATCCTCAACTTCGGCAGCTGCACTTGACCGCCCTTCATGGCGCGCCTTAAGGCGTTCCAGGGGCTGGTGCGGGAGAACGCGGACATCGCCGACTCGGTGCTGGTCTACATCGAAGAGGCGCACCCGTCCGACGGATGGGTGAGCACGGACGCGCCGTACCAGATCCCCAAGCACCGCTGCCTGGAGGACCGGCTCGGCGCGGCGCAGCTCATGCGCCTGGAGGCGCCCGGGTGTCTGGTGGTGGTCGACGGCATGGAGAACCCCTGCAACGCCGCCTACGGGGCTTACTTCGACAGACTTTACATCCTGCAGGAGGGCGAGGTAGTTTACCAGGGCGGCAGGGGACCCGAGGGGTACCGGATCTCGGAGCTCAGAGACTGGCTGGACCGGTACCGAGAGAGACAAGCCGGTAGTCTAGTTATTCACGTGTAG